The segment TCAAGCAGGTCATTTCACCGGTGCAATGGGAAAAAAGCGTTGAATATATGATAAGCCAGGGCGTGGACACTTTCATTGAAGTTGGTCCGGGCAAGACCCTGTCCAATTTTGTAAAAAGAATAGACAAAAAAGTTACGATTCTCAACGTTGAGGACGTTAAATCTCTTGAAAAAACTCTGAAAACATTGGAGGAATAATTATGTTATCAAATAAAACAGCGATTGTGACCGGCGGTACCAGAGGCATCGGCCGAGCAATCGTCATGAAGCTTTCCCAAATGGGAGCTAACGTGGTCATAAGCTACCGCTCCAACGAGAAGATGGCACAGGAGCTTGTTGAGGAAATAACTTCGCAAGGCAAAAAAGCAATCGCCGTCAAAGGAGACGTGCAGAACTTTCAAGATGCTAAGGTATTGATGGATAAGACATTGGATGAATTCGGTTCAATAGACATACTTGTCAATAATGCCGGAATCACAAAGGATACTCTTATCCTCCGCATGACCGAAGATGACTTCGACTCCGTAATAGGGACCAACCTTAAAGGTACCTTCAACTGCATCAAGCATGCGGCAAAGCCAATGCTCAAGGCAAAAAAAGGACGAATAATCAACATGGCATCGGTAATAGGACTTATCGGTAATCCGGGTCAGGCTAACTACGCAGCTTCTAAAGCAGGAATCATTGGACTAACAAAATCCGTTGCCAAGGAATTCGCTTCAAGAGGCATTACCGTAAATGCTGTAGCTCCTGGATTTATAGCATCTGACATGACCGACAAGCTAAGCGAAGAACAAAAATCGGCAATACAAAAAAATATCCCTGCCGGCAATCTTGGCAGCGTGGAAGACGTGGCAAGCCTGGTGGGATATCTTGCATCGGATGAATCAAAATACATAACCGGACAGGTCATCAACGTGGATGGCGGAATGGTGGTTTAGGAGGCTTATATGAACAGAGTCGTTATTACAGGAATGGGTGCCATAACCCCATTGGGACAGGATGTAAATGAGTTTTGGGAAAACGTTAAAGCGGGAAAATGTGGAATCGACAAGATAACAAGGTTCGATACTGCTGACTACGAGGTTACTCTTGCTGCCGAAATCAAGGAATTCAATCCAGAAAAGTACATGCATAAAAGAGAGCTTAAAAGGCTTGATAAATACTCTCAGTACGCCATTTACGCTTCATGTCA is part of the Alkalibacter saccharofermentans DSM 14828 genome and harbors:
- the fabG gene encoding 3-oxoacyl-[acyl-carrier-protein] reductase → MLSNKTAIVTGGTRGIGRAIVMKLSQMGANVVISYRSNEKMAQELVEEITSQGKKAIAVKGDVQNFQDAKVLMDKTLDEFGSIDILVNNAGITKDTLILRMTEDDFDSVIGTNLKGTFNCIKHAAKPMLKAKKGRIINMASVIGLIGNPGQANYAASKAGIIGLTKSVAKEFASRGITVNAVAPGFIASDMTDKLSEEQKSAIQKNIPAGNLGSVEDVASLVGYLASDESKYITGQVINVDGGMVV